The sequence GACATGACCATTGCCTCGGAAAAGGCCGTGTTTGGCCAAGTCGGCCCGAAAGTAGGCTCGGTCGACCCTGGCTGGGGCACAGCTTACCTGAGCCATGTGGTTGGCGAAAAGAAAGCCCGCGAGATCTGGTACATGTGCCGCCGCTACAGTGCACAGGAGGCCTTGGCCATGGGTCTGTGCAACACCGTCGTGCCCCACGACCAGCTCGACGCCGAAGTCGCCCGCTGGTGCAAGGAAATTGTCGAAAAAAGTCCGACGGCTCTGGCGATCGCGAAACGTTCGTTCAATGCATCCACCGAGCACATTCGCGGGATCGGCAGCCTGGGACTTCAAGCGCTGAGCCTGTACTACGACACGGCAGAGTCCAAAGAAGGCGTGAGCGCTTTCCTGGAAAAACGCCGGCCTGATTTCAGGCAGTGGGCGAATGGTCGCAAGTGAGCAACCCCGCGCGACGAGACGTTGCTCAAGGCCGCCCCTTCGACCAAAGCTAGGTTTGATACGATTCGAAATTTGGATCTACCAAACGGTCAAATGATGTCAAATACAGACGCAAAACCCAGCAAAAATGAGGTGGATGGTCCCGCCACACGCGAACGCGTGCTGCTCGAAGCTGCAAGGCTATTCAGGCATCATGGTTATGCAGCAACTACTTTGCGCGAGGTTGCGGATGCTGCCGGCGTCAAAGCCGGCAGTATCTACTATCACTTCGAATCGAAAGAGCAGATCCTGGGCGAGGTATTGGACAAAGGCATCACCATCGTCGCAGATGCCGTACGCACCCGTGTTGCGGCTCTTCCCGAAAGTGCACCCTGGCGAGATCGAATCGCCGCTGGCATTGAAGGCCATCTCTGGGGAATGCTGCATTATGGCGACTTCACGTCAGCCAACATCCGCATCTACGGCCAAATCCCGACCAGCGCAAAAAATCGCCACCGGGTCGTGCGGCGGGCTTACGCAGACTATTGGGATCAGCTTCTCGAATCAGCGCTCGCCAGTGGCGAATTGCGCGACGACACCAGCACGGCCATGATTCGGCTTTTCGTGATTGGGGCATTGAACTGGACCGTCGAATGGTACAACCCCCAACGCGGCTCTTTTCGTGACTTCTCGCGTCAAATAACGGGGATCGTGTTCGATGGAATTCTCACGCATGACAAAGCATAGTCGCGATGCATTGCCGGCAACTTCAACAAGCCGGGCCGAGAAACTGACAGCAATAGTCCACATGTCGCCTACATTGCGCAGTGGCACGCTGACCGGCTGCGTCTGGGGACTCCCAAATTGGACAACCCGCCGCAGGAGCAGCAAATGACCATCAAAGAAGGCTGGCGCGGCCGATTCTATGAAGACTTCGAGGTCGGCGACGAGTATCGGCATGGCCTCGGTCGCACACTGACCCAGAACGACAACATCTGGTTCACGTTGCTGACGCAAAACACGGCTCCGCTGCACTTCGATGCCCACTACGCCGCGCAGACGGAGTTCGGCCGTCCGCTCATCAATTCCTGCCTCACGCTGGCCCTCGTGACGGGGCAGACGGTGAGCGATGTCTCGCAAAACGTCATGGCCAACCTGGGGTGGGACGAAGTTCGACTTCCGAATCCGGTGTTTGAAGGCGACACGCTCTATTCACGTTCCACGGTGCTGGACAGGCGCGAGTCGCGGTCGCGAACCAATGTCGGCGTCGTCACGGTGCGCACCGAAGGCTATAACCAGAGCGGCGTCATTGTCTGCACCTTCAAACGCACGGTGATGGTCTACAAACGTGACGGCGCACCGCGCACCGCACCGCCGCTGCCGGTCGACAACCGACCCTGACCCCCCCTTTTTTTCGTCAACTTCGGCCCCAGGGTCGCCACCTTTTTGACCCTCTCCGCATGAAGCCCACCTCCCTGCTCGAACAATACGGTCCCCGCGAAGCGATGGAGTATGACGTGGTGGTGGTGGGCGCCGGCCCCGGAGGTTTGGCCACGGCCATCCACCTCAAGCAGCTCGCGGCTGAAAAGGGCGAGGACGTCTCGGTGGTGCTGCTGGAAAAAGGCTCCGCGCCCGGCGCTCACATTCTTTCCGGCGCGGTCATGGACCCAATCGCACTGAACGAACTATTCCCCAACTGGAAGGATCTGGGCGCACCGCTGAACCAACCCGTTACCGGCGACGACGTGCTTTTCCTGAGCGAAACCGGTGCCAGGCGCACACCCAACTTCCTGGTGCCCGACTGCTTCCACAACGAGGGCAACTACGTCATCAGCCTGGGCGCCCTGACCCAATGGCTGGGCGAGCAGGCTGAAGGCTTGGGCGTGGAAATCTTCCCGGGCTTCACAGCCACCGAGGTTCTGTACGACGACAACGATTCGGTCAAAGGAGTAGCTACCGGCAACCTTGGCATTGGCAAGGACGGCCTGCCGCACGACGGCTTCCAGCTCGGCATGGAGTTGCATGCCAAATACACCATCTTTGCCGAAGGCGCGCGCGGCCACCTGGGCAAGCAACTCATCGCTAAATACAAGCTTGACGAAGGCCGCGATCCGCAAAGCCATGCCATCGGCATCAAGGAACTTTGGGAGATCGACCCGACCCGCGCCCAACCCGGCCGTGTGGTACACACGGCCGGCTGGCCAATGGACACCCAGACCTACGGCGGCGGTTTTCTCTACCACTTGGAAGGAAACAAGGTCACGCTTGGCTTCGTCACCGGGCTCGACTACAAGAACCCATGGCTCAGCCCCTTTGAGGAAATGCAGCGCTGGAAGGCCCACCCCGCCATTCGCGCCCACATCGAAGGCGGCAAGCGCATCGGCTACGGCGCGCGCGCCATCACCGCCGGTGGCCTGCTCAGCCTGCCCAAGACCGTGTTCCCGGGCGGCGCGCTGATCGGCTGTGATGCCGGCTACCTGAACGCCGCACGCATCAAAGGCAGCCACGCCGCCATCAAGAGCGGCATGCTGGCCGCCGAAGCCGCGTTTGAAGCCCTGGCCGCCGGACGCAGCGGCGACGAACTCAGCGCCTACCCCGCTGCGTTCGAAAACAGCTGGCTGCACACCGAACTCGACCAGTCGCGCAACTTCAAACAGTGGTTCAAGAAGGGCAGCCTCGTCGGAGCCCTGATGACCGGCATTGAACAGTGGCTGCTGCCCAGGCTTGGCATCAAGCGTCCGCCCTGGACGATCCACCGCACCCAGGCCGACCACGCCAGCCTGCGCCCGGCCGCCGAGATGCCGCAGATCAGCTACCCCAAGCCCGACGGCAAGCTCACCTTCGACCGGCTCTCCAGCGTGTTCGTCAGCAACACCAACCACGAAGAAAACCAGCCCGCGCACCTGACGCTCAAGGACGCCAGCGTGCCGGTGCAGATCAATCTGGCGAAATACGCCGGCCCCGAGAGCCGTTACTGCCCGGCCGGCGTTTACGAATTCGTAAAGAACGACGACGGCTCGGACCGGCTGCAGATCAACGCGCAGAACTGCGTGCACTGCAAAACCTGCGACATCAAGGATCCGACGCAGAACATCGTCTGGGTGACGCCCGAAGGCGGCGGCGGGCCGAACTACGCGGGAATGTAGCCGAGAGTGATTCAAATCTAAAGTGCAATACCCTGGGTTTCAATGAACGAGGGTGGGTGTTGCGTGCTATTGAGCAGGAGGTCCCGATAGACTGCCAGAGGGGGATCGTGCGCCCTACCCCTTCCAGGGCGGGTTGTTGATCTGATCGGCAATCGCATCGAGCTGCTCTTGGCTGTACCCTGAGAGGTCCGAGCCCTTGGGCTGGTACTGGCGCACCAGCTCGTTGGAGTTCTCGTTAGAGCCTCGCTGCCAAGGGCTGTGGGGGTAACAGAAGTACACCGCAATGTCCGTGCGTCGGCTCAGTTCCCTGCGCATCGCCTTCTCCCGGCACTGGTCGTACGTCATGCTCTGGCACATAGGCTCAGCGAGCCTCAGCAGCTTGTCAGAAAAGGCCTGCAGGACATTGACCGCGCTGGCGGGCTTGAACCCGTGCAGCTTGATGAGCATGAGCAGCCCGACTGGTGCACTCCACCAGGGTGCCCACCGCGCTGGCGTTCGCAGCACCCTTGATCAGGTCACCCTCCCCGTGCCCGGGCAACTGCCGGTCTTCAATCTCGGGCGGACGCACATGGATGCTCACCATGTCCATCTATTGTTCCGGCCCTTTGAAGTCGCGAGTCGTGGACCGACTGCCACAGGCAAACGATCCACGAAAGTTCAAAATTCATGGGGCCGGAGCAATAGTATCTGAGCTCTTCGGCCTTTTCCTTTGTTGCGAGGTAGTCGTTTGCGCTTGGGTGGGCTGCTTTGCATCTGCGGACCGTACTCGGGGGCAGGTGTTGCACTTCAGTCTTGAATCCGCTGACGGTGAATCACCGGCATTCATGCTGAAGCGAACCTGGCCAGAAGTTCCCGCCCGCACTCGCACCCGGACTTGATGGCACCTGCATAGGGATTTCCCGAGTTGAAGCCAGACTAACTACCGTTAGATTAACGCCATGCAAACAAGGCATCGCGCCTACCGAACGGCAAGGCACATGGCAGGCACGCTGCCCAACACGGCCAACACGAGACAACCTTTGAGAAAATTAACTGCCCCCTCGAACGGCACCCTGGCAACCAGAGACCATGGTCGCGCCCATGCACCCGGCCCATCCGAGCCGAAGGTCTGCACGACTGCGGCTGCCATCCTGGCGCACCCCTCCACTACGCTCGACCGGCAAACCCGTTCAATGGTTAAGTCGCCGCAGCACAGCGCAAGTAGCGGCCTGTCATGCTGAATCTCACCAATGTCCAGATCGTTTACGACAACACCATCGAGGCGGTGCGAGAGGTCTCATTGGCCGTCGGCAAAGGTCGCATAGTCGCCCTGCTCGGTTCCAACGGGGCCGGGAAATCAACCACGCTCAAAGGCATTTCGGGCGTTCTGTATCCGGAAGACGGTGAGATCAAGGGTGGCCAGATCACGTTTGAAAACCGCCAGCTGACCGGCCTGGCGCCGGACGAAATCGTGCGCGCCGGCGTGGTCATGGTGCCCGAGGGGCGCCGCCTGTTCGACCAGTTGACGGTCGAGGAAAACCTCGTGATGGGCGGCTACACACGCAGTCTGACCGACGCCAGGCGCCAGATGGAGATGGTGTATGGGCTGTTCCCGCGTCTGGTGCAAAAACGCAGCACGGTGTCGGGCTACCTGTCGGGCGGCGAACAGCAGATGGTGGCCATCGGCCGCGCGCTGATGTCGTCCCCGAAACTGCTGATGCTCGACGAGCCCACGCTCGGTCTGGCGCCACAGATCAGCGAAGAGATTTTCGACATCATCACCCGCCTGTGCCGCCAGGAAGGCATGGGCATTCTCCTGGTGGAGCAGAACGCACAGATGGCGCTGGCCATTGCCGACTATGGCTACATCATGGAAAACGGCCGCGTGGTGCTCGACGGTGAGGCCGACAAGATGCTGCGCAACGACGACGTGCGCGAGTTCTACCTAGGCTTCGGCGAAGGTGGATCGCGCAAGAACATGCGCGAGGTGAAGCATTACAAGCGGCGCAAACGCTGGCTGTCCTGAGAAAAAAAACATGAACGACACATTGTTAAGGGTCGAAACCCTGTCCAAGCGCTTCGGCGGCGTCGAAGCCGTTGCCGGTGTCAGTTTTCACGTTCGGCGCGGTGAAATCTATTCCCTGATCGGCCCCAACGGGGCCGGCAAGACGACCACCTTCAACATGATCAGCGGCGTCGTCAAGCCCAGCAGCGGCACCGTGCATTTCGATGGCAGCGACATCACCGGCATGCCGGCACACCGCCTGGCCGCCATCGGCATCGGTCGGACCTTCCAGAATCTGGCGGTGTTCAAACATGCCAGCGTGGTGGACAACCTGCTGGTCGGCCGCCACTGCCACATGGCCACCAACGTGCTGGATGCCTCGTGGTTCTTCGGACGGGCGCGGCGCGAGGAGCTCGAACACCGTCGCAAGGTGGAAGAGATCATCGATTTTCTCGAAATCGAGGAAATTCGCGACATGCCGGTGGGCACCCTGTCCTATGGCCTGCAAAAGCGGGTCGAGTTGGGACGCGCACTGGCCACCGAGCCCAAGTTGCTGCTGCTGGACGAAATGGTGTCGGGCATGAACAGCGAGGAGACCGAAGACATTGCCCGCTTCGTGCTGGACATCCGCGACGAACTCGGCATTTCGGTCCTCATGGTCGAGCATGACATGGGCATCGTGATGGACATCTCCGACCGCGTCTGCGTGCTCAACTTCGGCCGCAAGATCGGCGAGGGCACGCCGGCCGAGATATCGGCCAACCCGGCCGTGATCGACGCCTACCTGGGCAGCAAAACCAAGGAGGCCGCGTGATCGACAACCTGGACGCGTTACTGCGCGACGGCAACACCACATTCCCCAAGCTGCTCCAGCACTGGGCACAGCGCTTTCCGGATGCGCTCGCGTTTCGCGAGAAGGATTACGGTATCTGGAACCGGATGACCTGGCAGCACTATTTCGAAACGGCGCGCCGCTTCGCACTCGGTCTCAAGTCTCTGGGCTTCGACAAGGGCGACCGGCTGGCGATTGCCAGCGAGGACAGTCCGCAGTGGATGTTCACCGACCTGGCCACGCAAGCCATCGGCGGCGTCGTGGTGGGCATCTACCCCACCAACCCGTGGCCGGAGCTGCAGTACATCGTGCACCACTCGAACAGCAAGTTCGTGGTCTGCGGCGACCAGGAACAGGTCGACAAAGTGCTCGACGCCATGGACAAGCACGCCACCGGCCTGCCCGACCTGGTGAAGATCATCTGCGTCGACATGAAGGGCATGCGCGGCTACAAACACGACAAGCTGATGTCGTTCGAGGACGTGCTTGAGCTTGGCGACCAATACGCCGCGGCATCGCCCCAGCACGCGGGAACCTTTGATCGCGCCATCGAGGACACCCAACCCGACGACACCTGCATGCTGGTCTACACCTCGGGCACCACCGGGCCGCCCAAGGGCGCGATGCTGTCGCACCGCAACCTGATCGTCACCGTTGACAAGCTCAAAACCCATTTCAAGCTCGACCGGCACAACTACGAAGTGGTCTGCTACCTGCCGTTGTGCCACGTGGCCGAGCGTGCCTTCTCGACGGTCATGCACCTGCTCACCGGTGGCGTGGTCAATTACGCCGAATCGATCGACACGGTAGCCGTCAATCTGCGCGAGATCGCACCCACGGTGTTTTTGGGCGTGCCGCGCATCTGGGAGAAGCTGCAGCAAGGCATTTTGATCCGCATGCAGGACGCCTCGCGCTTTCAGCGCTGGGCTTTCCAGCGCTGCTTCGATGCCGGGCGCCGTCTGTTCGAAAAGGTCGAGGCGCAAGGGGGCCAGCGCAGTCTGTCGGATCGCCTGCACTTCTTCGTTCTGTGGTTGCTGATGTTTCGCAATCTGCAGAAATTCGTCGGCCTGGACCGCATGCAGTGCGGCTTCTGTGGCGGCGCCAGCGTCTCACCCGAGGTACTGAAGTTCTTCCGCATCCTCGGCATTCCGGTGTACCAGGTCTACGGCATGACCGAGTCCGGCGGGGTGATCTTCTTCCAGCATGAAAAAGCGATCAAACTGGGCGCCACCGGCCTGCCCATCGACGGCCTGAACTGGAAGATCGCGGAGGACGGCGAGCTCGTCGTCAAGCACCCCGCCGTGTTCAAGGGCTACATCCACGACGAAGGCGCCACCGCCAAGACCGTGGTGGACGGCTGGCTGCACACCGGCGACATCGTGGCACTGGCCGACAACGGCGAGCTGATGATCGTTGACCGCAAGAAGGCCATCATCATCACCAGCGGCGGCAAGAACATCGCTCCCTCGGAGATCGAAAACGCGCTCAAGGACAGCCTGTATGTGCGCGAGGCGATCATCCTGGGCGACGGACGCCACTATTTGGCGGCGCTGATCCAGGTCGACTACGAAACAGTCGGCAAGTGGGCACAAGAACGCAAACTGGCCTACACCACCTACAAGAGCCTGGCCGCGCTGCCCGAGGTGCGCGAACTGATCGACGAGGACGTCAAGCGTGTGAACAAGCTGTTTGCCCGGGTCGAGAACATCCGCAAGTTCCTGATCCTGGAAAAAGAACTCGACCACGACGACGGCGAACTCACCGCCACCCAGAAGGTGCGCCGCAACGTCATCGAAAAAACCTTCGCGAAAGAGATCGCGATCATCTACGGCGCAGGAGCGGGCTGATGGACTATTTTCTGCAACTGGTCATTTCCGGCATCGCCGTCGGCCTGCTCTACGGCTTCATCGGCATGGGCTTTGCGATGATTTACCGCGCCACCGGCGTGGTGAACTTCGCCCAGGGCGAGCTGATGATGCTGGTGTCCTACATCGCCTTCACCCTGGCCGGCACCTTCCAATTTGGCTTCTGGCTCATGCTGGCAGCAACTGTCGCGGCCTCGGTGCTGATCGGCCTGCTGATCGAGGTCTTGCTGATCCGTCCGATGCTTGGTCAGCCGGTGTTTTCCACGGTGATGGTGACCATTGGCCTGGCCGTGATCCTGCGCTCGGTGGTGGTGCTGATCTGGGGCGCAGACCCCATGCCGCTCAATGCCGGCCTGCCAACGGAGGTCATCAAGATCGGCCCGGCCGGCCTGTACCCGGCGCAGCTGTATTCCGTTGGGCTGATGGCGGCCGTACTGCTCGGCCTGTGGACCTTCTTTCGCTATTCGCGGGTCGGTATCGCCATGCGTGCCACCGCCAACGTGCAAACTGCAGCCCTGCTGATGGGCATCAATGTCAAGCGCATTTTCGCCTTGTCCTGGGCCCTGTCGGCGGGGCTCGCCGCCATTGCGGGCGTGTTGATCGGCGTGATCTACGACGTGAATCCCGGCATGTGGACGACAGGTCTGCGCAGCTTTCCCGCGGTCATCTTGGGCGGGCTGGACTCGGTGTTCGGCGCCGCACTCGGCGGCATCCTGATCGGGGTGGTCGAGAATCTGTCGGAAGGCTATATCGGCCGCGGCATGAAGGAGATCGCCGGTTTTGTTTTGATCCTCGTCGTCCTTATGGTCAGACCCTATGGCCTGTTCGGCAAACCTGAAATCGAGCGTGTCTGATGCGTAGCGGAAACTTCAAACAAAACTATCGTCAGCTGCTGGCACTGACCGACTCGGTTCCTGTCATCGTCTGGTCGTGTCTGCTGGTGGCGCTGCTGGCGGCCGCGCCACTGCTGCTGGCCAAGTACTATGTCTCCGTCATTCTGCTGCTGCTGATCACAGCGGTGGGGGTGTTGGGCCTGAACCTGCTGACCGGGACCACCGGGCTGATCTCGCTCGGGCACTCGGGGTTTCTGGCGGTCGGCGCCTACACGGCCGGCATCGTGGCCAGCAAACTTGGCTGGCCAATGCTGGCGTCCATCTTTGCCGGTGGCGTGAGCGCGGCCATCGCCGGGATCATCGTGGGCATACCCTCGCTGCGTCTCAAAGGGCTGTACCTGGCCATCACGACGATGGCATTTGCCGTGA is a genomic window of Hydrogenophaga sp. RAC07 containing:
- a CDS encoding electron transfer flavoprotein-ubiquinone oxidoreductase, giving the protein MKPTSLLEQYGPREAMEYDVVVVGAGPGGLATAIHLKQLAAEKGEDVSVVLLEKGSAPGAHILSGAVMDPIALNELFPNWKDLGAPLNQPVTGDDVLFLSETGARRTPNFLVPDCFHNEGNYVISLGALTQWLGEQAEGLGVEIFPGFTATEVLYDDNDSVKGVATGNLGIGKDGLPHDGFQLGMELHAKYTIFAEGARGHLGKQLIAKYKLDEGRDPQSHAIGIKELWEIDPTRAQPGRVVHTAGWPMDTQTYGGGFLYHLEGNKVTLGFVTGLDYKNPWLSPFEEMQRWKAHPAIRAHIEGGKRIGYGARAITAGGLLSLPKTVFPGGALIGCDAGYLNAARIKGSHAAIKSGMLAAEAAFEALAAGRSGDELSAYPAAFENSWLHTELDQSRNFKQWFKKGSLVGALMTGIEQWLLPRLGIKRPPWTIHRTQADHASLRPAAEMPQISYPKPDGKLTFDRLSSVFVSNTNHEENQPAHLTLKDASVPVQINLAKYAGPESRYCPAGVYEFVKNDDGSDRLQINAQNCVHCKTCDIKDPTQNIVWVTPEGGGGPNYAGM
- a CDS encoding ABC transporter ATP-binding protein, yielding MNDTLLRVETLSKRFGGVEAVAGVSFHVRRGEIYSLIGPNGAGKTTTFNMISGVVKPSSGTVHFDGSDITGMPAHRLAAIGIGRTFQNLAVFKHASVVDNLLVGRHCHMATNVLDASWFFGRARREELEHRRKVEEIIDFLEIEEIRDMPVGTLSYGLQKRVELGRALATEPKLLLLDEMVSGMNSEETEDIARFVLDIRDELGISVLMVEHDMGIVMDISDRVCVLNFGRKIGEGTPAEISANPAVIDAYLGSKTKEAA
- a CDS encoding branched-chain amino acid ABC transporter permease, with product MDYFLQLVISGIAVGLLYGFIGMGFAMIYRATGVVNFAQGELMMLVSYIAFTLAGTFQFGFWLMLAATVAASVLIGLLIEVLLIRPMLGQPVFSTVMVTIGLAVILRSVVVLIWGADPMPLNAGLPTEVIKIGPAGLYPAQLYSVGLMAAVLLGLWTFFRYSRVGIAMRATANVQTAALLMGINVKRIFALSWALSAGLAAIAGVLIGVIYDVNPGMWTTGLRSFPAVILGGLDSVFGAALGGILIGVVENLSEGYIGRGMKEIAGFVLILVVLMVRPYGLFGKPEIERV
- a CDS encoding AMP-dependent synthetase/ligase, translating into MIDNLDALLRDGNTTFPKLLQHWAQRFPDALAFREKDYGIWNRMTWQHYFETARRFALGLKSLGFDKGDRLAIASEDSPQWMFTDLATQAIGGVVVGIYPTNPWPELQYIVHHSNSKFVVCGDQEQVDKVLDAMDKHATGLPDLVKIICVDMKGMRGYKHDKLMSFEDVLELGDQYAAASPQHAGTFDRAIEDTQPDDTCMLVYTSGTTGPPKGAMLSHRNLIVTVDKLKTHFKLDRHNYEVVCYLPLCHVAERAFSTVMHLLTGGVVNYAESIDTVAVNLREIAPTVFLGVPRIWEKLQQGILIRMQDASRFQRWAFQRCFDAGRRLFEKVEAQGGQRSLSDRLHFFVLWLLMFRNLQKFVGLDRMQCGFCGGASVSPEVLKFFRILGIPVYQVYGMTESGGVIFFQHEKAIKLGATGLPIDGLNWKIAEDGELVVKHPAVFKGYIHDEGATAKTVVDGWLHTGDIVALADNGELMIVDRKKAIIITSGGKNIAPSEIENALKDSLYVREAIILGDGRHYLAALIQVDYETVGKWAQERKLAYTTYKSLAALPEVRELIDEDVKRVNKLFARVENIRKFLILEKELDHDDGELTATQKVRRNVIEKTFAKEIAIIYGAGAG
- the badI gene encoding 2-ketocyclohexanecarboxyl-CoA hydrolase, which gives rise to MEFKDILYEELDSVAYIAINRPEVMNAFRGQTVEELLQAFMKAGWDKRIAAIVLTGTGDRAFCTGGDQSAHAGQYDGRGTIGIPVEEFHSAIRDVPKPVIARVQGYAIGGGNVLATLCDMTIASEKAVFGQVGPKVGSVDPGWGTAYLSHVVGEKKAREIWYMCRRYSAQEALAMGLCNTVVPHDQLDAEVARWCKEIVEKSPTALAIAKRSFNASTEHIRGIGSLGLQALSLYYDTAESKEGVSAFLEKRRPDFRQWANGRK
- a CDS encoding TetR/AcrR family transcriptional regulator; amino-acid sequence: MLKAAPSTKARFDTIRNLDLPNGQMMSNTDAKPSKNEVDGPATRERVLLEAARLFRHHGYAATTLREVADAAGVKAGSIYYHFESKEQILGEVLDKGITIVADAVRTRVAALPESAPWRDRIAAGIEGHLWGMLHYGDFTSANIRIYGQIPTSAKNRHRVVRRAYADYWDQLLESALASGELRDDTSTAMIRLFVIGALNWTVEWYNPQRGSFRDFSRQITGIVFDGILTHDKA
- a CDS encoding ABC transporter ATP-binding protein, translated to MLNLTNVQIVYDNTIEAVREVSLAVGKGRIVALLGSNGAGKSTTLKGISGVLYPEDGEIKGGQITFENRQLTGLAPDEIVRAGVVMVPEGRRLFDQLTVEENLVMGGYTRSLTDARRQMEMVYGLFPRLVQKRSTVSGYLSGGEQQMVAIGRALMSSPKLLMLDEPTLGLAPQISEEIFDIITRLCRQEGMGILLVEQNAQMALAIADYGYIMENGRVVLDGEADKMLRNDDVREFYLGFGEGGSRKNMREVKHYKRRKRWLS
- a CDS encoding MaoC family dehydratase; this encodes MTIKEGWRGRFYEDFEVGDEYRHGLGRTLTQNDNIWFTLLTQNTAPLHFDAHYAAQTEFGRPLINSCLTLALVTGQTVSDVSQNVMANLGWDEVRLPNPVFEGDTLYSRSTVLDRRESRSRTNVGVVTVRTEGYNQSGVIVCTFKRTVMVYKRDGAPRTAPPLPVDNRP